CAACAAAACTGGAACTGGGAATCAACAGCCAAATGTATTCATCTCATGCCTTgttctgtggtgtgtgtgtgtgtttttttttttttttttaaataaggataGGTATTTGTTGGTGGATTGTAATGTAGACATTGgagattttaaaatatgatttatttCAGAGCTTTCCTTATTTACTTAAAATCTCATGGTAGCAAATCAGAGCAGAAATGCTAGTTATAATAAGGTTCACAGGTGGAAacctctttattttttaaaactataaaGTCATTACTATAGAAATGACTTCAGTACATCAGTTGTAGTGCATTAGGCATTGAAACTGTTAATATTCTATAACGTGACCTCCGATAACTGAAAGTCAGATTTTCCTACATTTCCTTTAAACGTTTTAAGTATTGCATTCCTAATGTTATGTGGTTCTTTTGTCCATGAAGATAGGTGGTTGTCTAATTGGTGAACCTCCCTAGTGGATTGGTTATGTGCCTGGTTGTATAGTATTTATACCAACATTGTAGCAATGTAATATATTCTGTTCAAATTCTAGTTCTGTACAGTATAAATATTATGtaaaggtatttttttaaaaagcctgtaTGAAATGCATAGACTATTACAGAGGATGTCTTTCAAGTCTTAACTATATATTTTGGCCTCTCTTTCTGTATGTTCTTTAGGCATATGTACTGATGTGCCTTTACTTGTCATTTCTTATTCAGACATGAACACTATCTATATTACAAAGGCACAGGAGCATTGTGCTCCTCGGGCAAGACTTGAAGGCTTTTGTTTTATATAGAATGTATAACAGTATACGTGATTTTGACTTAATGTAAATTATTATGTAAATAATCACAAACCTTGCACTGACCTGAGGGTGAATGTTAACTTTTGTGTTGCTTTTTCAAGTTCTAGCGTCAAATTTTACCATTAAGCAACACGCTTCTTCGCCCATTAGCCCCTTATTTCAGCTGATCAATAAACTATTTTCTCCTATATTATAGGCAAAATCTATACCTTGTTTTCAGTGCTCAGACTTTGTGGATTATCATTTTTACTGCTCTTGGTTAGCTGTCATAAATATCAAGACTGAACTGTTTGGATAAATTACCCAATCTCCTTTGTAAAACACAGGTCAGTCTAAATTATTAAACCCTTAAAATGAGTTGCACCATTTAAAGATTGTAAATTTTCTATaaaagcttttgtttgttttgatattgtcATGAATTTTTTGGGTGATGGGCCTTTGTTTTTTATAAATCTATCCTGAGGATGCTTGTGGGACAGCGGGATTAATCTGAATCATTTTACAGCAGCTTGTTCTCCGTGGTCAGGAAATTCTATCTGCTCTTACAGCTTTGTGGTGAGTGTATAATCTGATATCTATCAGTACGCTTtctgttaaacaaaaaaaaaaaaaaaagactagtgCAGGAATTACAGGAATGTGGAAACACCATCTCTCCACCATAGCCACTGGTTGTGCCAGAAGAAGGAAATACATTTCTTCTGTCATCTATAATGCTGGCACTAGTGAAGCAAATGCTCCCAACCGCATCACCTTTCTTCTTTCTCCCCCTCCTGTTAAGGGGCATTTAATGGTAGAAAACAGTTCATTATAGTGCATGTTCTTCCTCATCTACTGCAGCAAAAATGGATGTAGAGGTAACCTTGTAACCCATGAATACCCCACCATCATTGTCCACGGGGACTTGAGAGGGTGCTCTGTTCTCACATTTCACACTTGAGAGGCTTAGTGAGGAATGGGCCTTCCATTTGTCCAATGGGTTCTGCTACTGGAACAGAGCAGCTGAGAAGAGACTTATGTTGACTTCCCATACTTGTACCAGAAGGCAGAGAAAGTCAGGGTCTGGCAAACAACTTCCATTCTCCCtttttttgtcttgctgctaTCCCTGTGACAAGTGCTTTCAGGTTAGTTCTTGTGATCTTATAATTGTTACTAACACTTAAAACGTGGGAAGTGAGGACCAACCTCTGacattttccatctttccttttGCCTTTTACCCATACCTCCTTCCCCAGTCTCTGGAGCAGAAAGATGCTTCAGCCAGAGGCTACTGGAAGTAGTCTTCTTTGCTGCTGCAAAAGGGAATTGTTAATCCTGATTTTTGAAATTGATATACAATTTATCCAATccctgcagtgtgcagcagcagtcgaaaaagcaaacagggtgttaggaatcatttaaaaagggctagagaagaaggcagagaatattttattgcccttatataaaaccatggtaggtccacatcttgaatactgcatacagatgtgggctcatctcaaaaagatatattggcattagaaaaggttcaaaaaaggggaactaaaatgattaggtgtttggaacaggtcccatatgaagagagattagagaCTGGGATTCTTCagcttagaagagaggagactaaaggggggatatgatagaggtatataaaattgagtggtgtggagaaagcgaacaaGGAGGaagtatttacttgttctcataatatcagaactagagggcaccaaatgaaattaatggggagcaggtttaaaacaaataaaaggaagttcttcacacagcccccagtcaacctgtggaattgcttgccagaggaggctgtgaagggtttaaaaaaagagctagctaaattcatggaggttaggtccattaatggctattagccaggatgggtaaggagtggtgtccttagcctgtgtttgtcagaagcttgagatggatggcaggagagagattgcttgattaatacctgttcggtccactccctctggggcacttggtattggccactgttggcagacaggatactgggctggttggacctttggtctgacccagtatggctgctgtTATGTTAATTTACATAATGAAAATTCTTGTATTTGTGTTTAGTCTTCTTGCAGACAGTGGGAGTTCGTCACTGGTGATAGAGGCCCATGGAAAGCATAGGGAGACAAATTTCGTTTTTTTGTtcccaaaagcagcagcagtagcacaaACTTCCCTCATTTCTGTTGTGAAATGACTGTTTCTAGGGGGAGTGCATCCAGCCTGTCTGCTATATTTCCATCAAGAGACAAATCTTTTATAGATTAGATTTTATCTTTTGTAAATGAAATGGAAAAGCTTTTCACTTTAGTAACTTGCCTGGCCACTGCCTCAATTTGCTAGGAAACCAATTGTTTTATGATGTCACAGCCACACACCACAGGTATCATTATGATCTAGAACTCTTTATTGAAGTTCACTGTAAGTTAGCATCATTTTAATATACCTGTCCCTTGGAGCATGAAGCTCAGCTAATAGTATAAATGGCTACAGCTGAAAAAGGCCAaaacgagagagagagattgaagaTGGACCTTCCTACAGCAGAAACTCCACATGTTTCAGCTCAGGATGAAATGGTTGATTCTGCTCCCTCAATTTCTTCTGCTGCTCCATTGTGTGATAAAACAGCAGCTGGTGACTCCGCCTTGAGGTCTATAATAGAAGAACATGCTTTTCAAGCTCTGAGTGATGGCCCCTGGGTTAAAAGACCACGTCTTACTCTCTGTGATGATagctccactgaagacaatgatttTTTATCCCTCACCTTTCCAAAGAAACTATGGAAAATTGTTGAAAATGATCAATTTAAGTCCCTTTGGTGGAATGATGATGGAAATTGTGTAGTGATTGATGAAGAGCTCTTTAAAAAGGAGGTGCTGGAAAGGAGAGGACCTAATCGAATTTTTGAAACCGATTGCATGAAAAGTTTCATCCGTCAGCTTAATCTCTATGGCTTTAGCAAAATGCGACAAGATTTTCAAAGGTCTGCCTCATTAGCTGAGTTTTTAGCAGAAgaaaaagcagcatctgcctTTAACAAGGTAAAATGTCAGTAGTTAAAGTTTAAAAGATGCCTATTCTGAAATGTTTAATGAGCTTTTTTTATGtacaaataagttttgttttatGCTTGTTATGAAGAAAATCTAGGAATGAGGGTTGTGAAGGCTATTCTGTAAGTTTCTCCAGGTATTCTTATGAATAATAGCTTAAAAAAAGTGATTTACTGGTTTTTGTTTCCTACTAATCTGAGCCACTGATGCAGAGaactcctttcctcctcctcctcctcctcccttttctgATTGCTAGTTTCCTTTTGGTACTAGGTCTTCACTGCTTTCTTCCCTTCTGGCATTTGCTGAATGTTAGGAAGGTGGATATGGTTCATGTGGTACTGGTTGACTTTTAGTGATTTAGATAAAAAACCATAATGAATCAATGGAACTTGTGCTCCTGGTCCTAAATCACTTAAACGCTTTAGAAAATCTCTTACTGTTAGATAATATCCATGCATATTGTTTAAACTCTATTTTGATACTAGACCCATTTAAGAGACATAATTCATTGTGTGCATTCCTAATAACACCTTTAAATGTCTAATATACCTTTCACCATTTCTCACATCTTTGCCTTTTGCATTTAATTTGGCTTCCTTCTGCAGTAAACCTAAGCATTTCCTGAGTTTAAGCTGCTGGAGAATGTTTGTTTAAATTCAAGGAATAATCACTGATTTAAAATGTAATGAGACTATCTCAGTTTTAAATTTAATCAAATCTGTTTCACAGCCTAATATTGGGGCCAAAATTGTTTGCCCGTATCCATTCAGTGTTAGTGTTTGACTGTTTTTCTGATGGCAAAATCTTAGCTAGAATGTGCATTTGATTCTTGCCTTTTTAATTCTCAGAGGTGATTAACTCTTTTCACTTGCTTTTAGTTACAGTTCTACCATAATCCGAATTTTAAGAGAGGCTATCCCCACCTTCTCGTAAGGTGTAAGAGAAGAGTTGGCATCAAAAATACACCACCAGGTGCTTTCTCATTGGATCAGGAATTTAGTGACAACTGTCTAAAGAGTGAGGGAACAAGCTCAGATGTACAGTCTGCCTTGGGACCTGCTTCCATGGAGGAAAATGACCTTATTGCAACTGCTCCAAAGGAAACTATTCAAACATGTGCATTAAGAAAGCCTACTGTGAATAAGGGACTTGTCAGAGCAACTGCCCGAATCAGAAGTGGATATACTACTTCACCTGCAGCTTCACTGAGGCAATCGGACCGTGCTACAGCAGAAGACAGTGAGAAGTTAAATCAGCTGGCTCCATTCCATATACCCCAAAATAACAGCCATGCTCGAGTTAGCACCCATGATATAGATTCCACTACAACTACATCTGCAACTTCTTTGTATCACGTCATACCTCCTGTATCAAACAGTCCTTTTGGACCAGTGGTGGGGCTTCCTGCCTTCCCAACCATGTATCCAGACTTATCAGCTATGCAGGCTCACTGGGCTAGCTTGCTGCCATTTTGTAACCCATGGCTTTCAATGCCTATGattgcagcagcctctgccatttcAATGTCAAGATCATCTCATCATCGAACTCCATCATACCATCACTGCCCTAATTGCAACTGCACTTCAAACAATGCACCTGCTGCCAAAGGTGTTGGGCCAAAGTCTACTGAATATTCAGGGTACCATCCATAAAGCAAAGGACTTGAATGTTTCTTATTCTGGGGACAAAGTCACTGACAAGTCAGCAATGAAACTGAAGAATAAATGTCTTTTCCAGTTTTCCTGTCCtatttatataaaataatctCAGGCTTAATTTTATTCTCAGCTGGGAAGATTTTGTTCAGTAGCAGTAATTGGCTGGCTTTAATGATATGTAGTAGTTCAGAAATgtagggagagagaaaaagagcaGTGTAACGTTTGAATTACAGTTGGGCTAGTCCTGTTCCTTGCAAAGGTAACTTctgttcaccaccaccaccacctgcccttTGTCACTGCAAAAATTGCTGAAGGGCTGCAGTGGAGCCAAGCTAGTGATAGGTACTGCAGGAAGACTGAGCCTCTTTTGTCTTTTAGAGGTGatgtgcagcatgcagctccATGCTTGCACAATATATTTCTGCCAAGGCAGTTGGCTGAAACTTGGTTTGCAGAGTAGCTTTTCACTTGTGTTCTAACAAAATACCTATCTTTTGATAGCCTGCCTACTCACACCGTACAGGGATCTTCACCTTTTGGGATAGCAGACATAGTAACACATGCTGAAGGGATGACCCACAGTTAACAGAGGGGTCCATGTTAGCTGTTGTCAGAAATAAAATTACAGATTCATAGATTAGTGATAAGCACGTAGTGCTACACTGTCTGGTAAGTTCATTGGTGGATCATCTAAATCGGACCCAGGAGAAAATCAAGATTAAAACTAAGAGATcggttttatttgttttcatcaAGATGCAGGTTAGGGtttatttaaaaggaaaggagaaggggcaAGACTTATGAATTGCTAGCTTGAATCTCTTTCTTTCATAATTTTGAAAAGATACTGCAATTCTGGTTTCCTTTGGCCAAGTCTGAAGTTAAATATTCAAGTTCTGAAACTGAATTTGTTTTTGGTAGGGCTGGATGGTACTTATGGTCCCGCATACAATGCGACCCAAGACCAGAGCTTGTGCTCAGTGATGTCGGCAGTAAAgcttccattgaattcagtggtggAAGATTGGGCCACCACTGAAGAGAGTGAGGGATCAGTTAAAATATCTAAGGAATATTTATTaaagaagatatttttaaaagtacatcaGAATGATTATTTGAGCTCAGGGTTAAGAAGTGCTCTTTGCCACCCTGTAAGAAAGTAGGGTTCAGGCTGGACATGCGTTGAATGAACTCTGTGATTAACATGAGGCATTGACCTAAACTGATTCTTTGCATATGTATATCTACTTGAGGGTTTTCTATAGCTCGTCTAAGAAACACTCAAACTTCTCAAACATTTATTAATACCTACATACTGTCATGGAATCTGGAGTTCAAGCGTGAAGTCCTTTCTCAGACAAAAATACTGGTTGCTGTAGGAGCATGGACCACAGCAGGTCTTCAGTATACTGTCCCTGGATGTTCAAAGAAAAGCAATGCCTATCATTAGTTGAAAATTTAATAAATATTCTGTGAATGAAGTCTTCAGTGTTTTAAAGAGCAGACGCAAGCTGGATAAATACTGTACCCTGAACCATGGGTCAGTACCCAAATGTGCAGCATTCTGCATTATCTTCGGTCTGCTGTAGACAGCTCCAATATTTATATCTATCTTATATTAAATAAAATGGCAAACTACCATGAAATTAAGATGTGTGAAATGTGTTGCAATTTTATAGAGAATTGAAAAAATCAGAGTAAAGAGTGGTTATTAAATACTAAATCAAGGAGCGTCCAGTCAGTCTGGAATTAACTACTGTAAGCTTCTTCTGAAGAAGCTGTAAGTACTGCATATATGCAATCCATATAGTATTTCAAAGAATGCAGTTATTGTCTGGGActtgtgtacagcacctagctaAAATATAAAATGCATTCTGAAGTCAGATGAGGTTCATCCTTAAACGTCCTACTGCCCTGTGGATAGACCTCAGAAGGTACAACTGGGATGGTGTTTTTACTAGGTGGATAAGGCTACATGGTATGGCAGCAAAAATGTTTATACCTAATTTTCTGGGGTGATAGCCTTGGTGCAGGTGCCCCTTTCCTGAAAAGCATCTGCTAGACTTGGGTGGGGAAACTTTTGAGttgggggtcactgacccacagaaaaaccaGTCAAGGGCCACATAAACATGAGAAGTCAATTAAAAAACAAGCCCCTGCTCCCCTGTTGTGGTCCCTGACTGAGCCACCTCATTCCCTTCGTGTT
The nucleotide sequence above comes from Carettochelys insculpta isolate YL-2023 chromosome 13, ASM3395843v1, whole genome shotgun sequence. Encoded proteins:
- the LOC142020122 gene encoding heat shock transcription factor, Y-linked-like, with translation MATAEKGQNERERLKMDLPTAETPHVSAQDEMVDSAPSISSAAPLCDKTAAGDSALRSIIEEHAFQALSDGPWVKRPRLTLCDDSSTEDNDFLSLTFPKKLWKIVENDQFKSLWWNDDGNCVVIDEELFKKEVLERRGPNRIFETDCMKSFIRQLNLYGFSKMRQDFQRSASLAEFLAEEKAASAFNKLQFYHNPNFKRGYPHLLVRCKRRVGIKNTPPGAFSLDQEFSDNCLKSEGTSSDVQSALGPASMEENDLIATAPKETIQTCALRKPTVNKGLVRATARIRSGYTTSPAASLRQSDRATAEDSEKLNQLAPFHIPQNNSHARVSTHDIDSTTTTSATSLYHVIPPVSNSPFGPVVGLPAFPTMYPDLSAMQAHWASLLPFCNPWLSMPMIAAASAISMSRSSHHRTPSYHHCPNCNCTSNNAPAAKGVGPKSTEYSGYHP